A window from Chitinophaga filiformis encodes these proteins:
- a CDS encoding Glu/Leu/Phe/Val family dehydrogenase, which translates to MAQEQHYDFFKSVERSFDKAAKFTKWENGILEQIKACNAVYQIKFPVRIGDKIEVIEAYRVQHSHHKLPCKGGIRFSDAVNQDEVMALAALMTYKCAIVNVPFGGAKGGIKINPRNYSPFQLENITRRYTAELVKKNFIGPGVDVPAPDYGTGEREMSWILDTYMSLRPGEVDGYGCVTGKPVSQGGVRGRKEATGLGVFFGLQELCNITEDMKRIGLEPGIIGKKVIVQGMGNVGYHAAKYFHEAGAIIVGLIEWDGALYSEKGLDPEAVLKHRNETGSIVNFPGAKTLAKNEEGLEMDCDILIPAALENVIHKDNAPRIKAKIIGEGANGPITPEADEILNKKGVIVVPDMFLNAGGVTVSYFEWLKNLSHVRYGRLGKRFDENMNIHILSVIEDLTGKKVSERERKFIAHGADEVDLVYSGLEETMHAALHEVRAIMVNHPDIHDMRTAAYVCAIDKVGAAYDQLGIFP; encoded by the coding sequence ATGGCGCAAGAGCAACATTATGACTTCTTTAAAAGCGTAGAAAGAAGTTTTGACAAAGCCGCAAAATTCACGAAATGGGAAAACGGGATTCTTGAACAGATCAAGGCCTGCAACGCTGTGTACCAGATTAAGTTCCCGGTACGCATCGGGGACAAGATCGAAGTAATAGAAGCCTACCGCGTTCAACACTCTCACCACAAACTGCCCTGTAAAGGTGGTATCCGTTTCAGCGATGCCGTTAACCAGGATGAGGTAATGGCATTGGCTGCCCTCATGACCTACAAATGCGCTATCGTTAACGTTCCTTTTGGCGGAGCCAAAGGAGGTATCAAGATCAATCCACGTAACTATTCCCCATTCCAGTTGGAAAACATTACCCGCCGTTATACTGCGGAACTGGTAAAGAAGAATTTCATTGGTCCCGGTGTGGATGTTCCTGCCCCTGACTACGGTACAGGTGAAAGGGAAATGAGCTGGATCCTCGATACTTATATGAGCCTCCGTCCGGGTGAGGTAGACGGTTACGGTTGTGTAACCGGTAAACCGGTTTCCCAGGGTGGTGTGCGCGGTCGTAAAGAAGCTACCGGTCTTGGGGTGTTCTTTGGTTTACAGGAGCTCTGTAATATCACTGAAGACATGAAACGCATTGGCCTCGAGCCAGGCATCATCGGTAAAAAAGTGATCGTGCAAGGTATGGGTAACGTGGGTTACCATGCCGCCAAATATTTCCATGAAGCAGGCGCTATCATCGTAGGCCTGATAGAGTGGGATGGTGCATTGTACAGCGAAAAAGGGCTGGACCCGGAAGCTGTGCTGAAGCACAGGAACGAGACAGGTTCCATTGTCAACTTCCCGGGAGCAAAAACACTTGCCAAAAACGAAGAAGGCCTGGAAATGGATTGTGATATCCTCATCCCGGCAGCGCTGGAAAACGTGATCCACAAGGATAACGCTCCGCGTATCAAGGCTAAGATCATCGGTGAAGGCGCTAACGGCCCTATCACGCCGGAAGCAGATGAGATCCTGAACAAGAAAGGTGTGATCGTTGTACCTGACATGTTCCTCAATGCCGGTGGTGTAACCGTTTCTTATTTTGAGTGGTTGAAAAACCTCAGTCACGTGCGTTATGGCCGTCTGGGAAAACGCTTCGACGAGAACATGAATATCCACATCCTGAGCGTGATCGAAGACCTCACCGGAAAGAAAGTATCAGAAAGAGAAAGAAAATTCATCGCACATGGCGCCGATGAAGTTGACCTGGTATATTCCGGCCTGGAAGAAACCATGCACGCCGCACTGCACGAAGTGCGTGCCATCATGGTAAATCACCCGGACATTCATGATATGCGTACCGCCGCCTATGTTTGTGCAATTGATAAAGTGGGAGCCGCCTACGATCAGTTAGGTATCTTCCCTTGA
- a CDS encoding UDP-glucose dehydrogenase family protein: protein MKITVVGTGYVGLVTGTCFAETGNDVVCVDIDINKVNKLSGGQITIYEPGLEKLFERNLKEERLHFTTNLADGVKHGEVIFLALPTPPGEDGSADLSYILRVADEMGKLITDYKVIVDKSTVPVGTAEKVQAAIAQHCKHPFDVVSNPEFLREGVAVDDFMKPDRVVIGTRSERARKVMGDLFAPFVRQGNPILFMDEKSAELTKYAANSFLATKISFMNEIAILCEKLGADVDMVRRGVGSDDRIGKRFLFPGIGYGGSCFPKDVQALVKSSEDADYEFKILTAVMDVNERQKLFLLPKIKAWFNDELKGKHFALWGLAFKPNTDDIREAPALYMIDALLAAGATVTVFDPEAMANVQRVIGDKVTYASSQYECLANADALVIATEWSVFRTPDFEKIGASLKNKLIFDGRNLFDVARMAELGFHYESVGRAAATN from the coding sequence ATGAAAATTACAGTAGTAGGTACAGGCTACGTAGGCCTGGTTACGGGAACCTGCTTTGCGGAAACAGGCAACGATGTTGTCTGTGTTGACATAGATATCAATAAGGTCAACAAACTTTCCGGCGGGCAGATCACCATTTATGAACCAGGGCTTGAAAAACTGTTCGAGCGTAACCTCAAAGAAGAACGTCTTCATTTCACAACCAACCTCGCTGATGGCGTAAAGCACGGGGAAGTCATCTTTCTTGCCCTGCCTACTCCTCCCGGAGAAGACGGCTCTGCAGACCTTTCCTATATCCTGCGCGTAGCAGATGAGATGGGGAAGCTCATTACAGATTATAAAGTGATTGTTGATAAAAGTACTGTACCCGTAGGTACTGCTGAAAAGGTACAGGCAGCCATTGCGCAGCACTGTAAACATCCCTTTGATGTAGTATCCAACCCGGAATTCCTGCGCGAGGGTGTAGCGGTAGACGACTTTATGAAACCCGACCGCGTAGTGATCGGCACCCGCTCTGAAAGAGCGCGCAAAGTGATGGGCGATCTGTTCGCTCCTTTCGTGCGCCAGGGTAACCCCATCCTGTTCATGGATGAGAAATCTGCAGAACTGACCAAATATGCGGCTAACTCTTTCCTGGCTACCAAGATCTCTTTTATGAATGAAATTGCCATTCTGTGCGAGAAACTTGGCGCTGATGTTGATATGGTACGCAGGGGTGTGGGCAGCGATGACAGGATCGGTAAACGCTTCCTGTTCCCCGGTATCGGTTATGGAGGCAGCTGCTTCCCGAAAGATGTGCAGGCATTGGTAAAATCATCCGAAGACGCAGACTATGAGTTCAAAATACTGACTGCAGTGATGGATGTAAATGAGCGGCAGAAATTGTTCCTCCTGCCAAAGATAAAAGCCTGGTTCAACGATGAACTGAAAGGGAAACATTTCGCGCTCTGGGGCCTGGCATTCAAGCCGAATACAGACGACATCCGCGAAGCGCCGGCATTGTACATGATAGATGCGCTGCTGGCTGCAGGAGCAACGGTAACAGTATTTGATCCGGAAGCAATGGCCAATGTACAACGCGTTATCGGCGATAAAGTAACATATGCTTCCAGCCAGTACGAATGCCTTGCAAATGCAGACGCACTGGTCATTGCAACAGAATGGAGCGTATTCAGAACCCCTGATTTTGAAAAGATCGGTGCTTCTCTTAAAAACAAACTGATATTCGACGGAAGGAACCTGTTTGATGTAGCCCGTATGGCCGAACTGGGTTTCCACTACGAGAGTGTCGGACGTGCTGCTGCTACTAACTAA
- a CDS encoding thymidine kinase, which yields MIRRLKRARIANLKVEIFKPMIDTRYDVQHIVSHDESRIVSTPLENSQQILLLAQEVDVVGIDEAQFFDGELPEVCDQLALRGIRVIVAGLDMDYMGKPFGQMPFLLAKADYITKLHAICVKCGNIANYSYRKTKDKSTVLLGETDLYEPRCRHCYYNEVE from the coding sequence TTGATCAGAAGATTAAAGCGGGCCCGGATAGCCAACTTAAAAGTAGAGATCTTTAAGCCGATGATAGATACACGTTACGATGTACAACACATTGTATCTCACGATGAAAGCCGCATCGTCAGCACGCCATTGGAAAACTCGCAGCAGATATTGCTCCTGGCGCAGGAAGTAGACGTGGTAGGTATTGACGAAGCCCAGTTCTTTGATGGTGAATTGCCCGAAGTGTGTGATCAGCTGGCATTACGTGGTATCAGGGTGATAGTGGCGGGACTGGACATGGATTACATGGGCAAGCCCTTCGGGCAGATGCCTTTCCTGCTGGCAAAGGCCGACTATATTACCAAATTGCACGCTATTTGTGTAAAATGCGGCAATATCGCCAATTACTCTTACCGGAAAACAAAAGATAAGAGCACGGTGCTGCTCGGGGAGACAGACCTGTATGAACCGAGATGCAGGCATTGCTACTATAATGAGGTAGAATAA
- a CDS encoding CcmD family protein yields MINKAFSFCCTCLLLLVSLFANAQENQNQNTETGPVNEFFRSNGKIYVIVGVLLIIFIGIVIFLIALDRKISRLEQRDNLHSK; encoded by the coding sequence ATGATCAACAAAGCGTTTTCTTTCTGTTGCACCTGCTTACTGTTACTTGTTTCTCTATTCGCTAATGCGCAGGAAAACCAGAACCAGAATACAGAAACAGGACCTGTAAACGAATTTTTCCGCAGCAATGGCAAGATATATGTTATAGTAGGAGTGCTACTGATCATCTTTATCGGCATTGTGATATTTTTGATAGCGCTCGACAGAAAGATCAGCAGGCTGGAACAGCGGGATAACCTGCATAGCAAATAA
- the accC gene encoding acetyl-CoA carboxylase biotin carboxylase subunit, protein MKKILVANRGEIALRIMRSAREMGIATVAVYSEADRAMPFVQYADEAVCIGPAPSSQSYLLTDKIMGAARQTGADAIHPGYGFLSENARFAQAVKDAGLTFIGPSPSSIEVMGSKLAAKQAAQRFGVPMVPGTETPLRSIDEAREVVKKTGFPILIKASAGGGGKGMRVVNSVDELEEQIRLAKSEAMSAFGDDAVFIEKYVGAPRHIEIQVLGDQHGNYVYLFERECSIQRRHQKLIEEAPSSCLTPQIREAMGKCALDVARACQYYGAGTVEFLVDENLQFYFLEMNTRLQVEHPVTEMITGLDLVKEQIRVARGEKLSFGQSDLKINGHAIELRICAEDPANNFLPDTGTLTTYVRPQGYGIRVDDGYEQGMDIPIYYDPMISKLIAWGADREEARERLLRAISEYHVKGIRTTLPFGSWALQQPAFINGAFDTNFIGKYFTPQSLDHADPEAAKAAAILAVQVWQEQQRRVKQQPVNQQQKLWKNRKLLR, encoded by the coding sequence ATGAAAAAAATACTGGTAGCCAACCGTGGTGAGATTGCACTGCGTATTATGCGATCAGCCAGGGAAATGGGCATCGCAACAGTCGCTGTATATTCCGAGGCTGACCGTGCCATGCCATTTGTACAATATGCAGATGAAGCAGTGTGCATAGGCCCGGCCCCTTCCAGCCAGTCCTATCTGCTGACCGATAAGATCATGGGCGCTGCCCGACAGACGGGGGCAGACGCTATCCATCCCGGATATGGTTTTCTCAGTGAAAATGCCCGTTTCGCGCAGGCAGTCAAAGACGCCGGACTTACCTTTATTGGCCCCAGCCCTTCCTCTATCGAGGTGATGGGCAGCAAGCTGGCGGCAAAACAGGCCGCTCAGCGCTTTGGTGTACCTATGGTGCCCGGCACAGAAACGCCCCTGCGGAGTATAGACGAAGCCCGGGAGGTGGTAAAAAAGACCGGATTCCCCATCCTGATCAAAGCATCTGCCGGTGGCGGAGGTAAAGGTATGCGGGTCGTCAATAGTGTTGATGAACTGGAAGAGCAGATCAGACTGGCGAAAAGCGAGGCGATGAGCGCTTTTGGCGATGATGCGGTATTTATTGAAAAATATGTGGGCGCCCCCCGGCATATCGAGATACAGGTGCTGGGCGACCAGCATGGAAACTACGTCTATCTGTTTGAGCGTGAGTGCTCTATACAAAGAAGACACCAGAAACTGATCGAAGAAGCGCCCTCTTCCTGCCTGACCCCCCAGATCAGGGAAGCGATGGGAAAATGTGCACTGGATGTGGCCCGCGCCTGCCAGTATTATGGAGCGGGCACCGTCGAGTTCCTCGTAGATGAAAATCTGCAGTTTTATTTCCTGGAGATGAATACCCGCCTGCAGGTAGAACATCCCGTTACAGAGATGATCACTGGACTGGACCTGGTTAAAGAGCAGATCCGGGTGGCCAGGGGCGAAAAGCTGTCTTTCGGACAATCCGACCTGAAAATAAACGGGCACGCCATCGAATTGCGCATCTGTGCAGAAGACCCAGCAAACAATTTCTTACCGGACACGGGTACACTCACTACCTATGTCCGCCCGCAGGGATATGGCATTCGTGTGGACGACGGTTATGAGCAGGGTATGGATATTCCCATCTATTATGATCCTATGATCTCCAAACTGATAGCCTGGGGAGCCGACCGGGAAGAAGCCCGGGAACGGCTGCTGCGCGCCATCAGTGAATATCATGTGAAAGGCATCCGCACCACATTGCCATTCGGCAGCTGGGCCTTGCAGCAGCCTGCGTTTATTAATGGCGCTTTTGACACTAATTTTATCGGGAAGTATTTCACACCACAATCACTGGACCATGCCGACCCTGAAGCTGCCAAAGCCGCGGCGATACTGGCAGTACAGGTATGGCAGGAGCAGCAGCGACGGGTAAAACAACAACCTGTGAACCAGCAGCAAAAACTTTGGAAGAACAGGAAATTGTTAAGATAA
- the ccsA gene encoding cytochrome c biogenesis protein CcsA, with amino-acid sequence MIIAGFTIEIPIIGTNGQSSRGLFFHVPMWMCMYTMFTISVVNSVLYLSKYDLRRDVYASAAANVGVFYGILGFSTGTLWATYTWGGSFTSDPKQMLTAVALMIYMAYLVLRLSIPDIDKRARISAVFNIFAFALLIPLTYIIPRMVDSLHPGSATTPGFASSDTDDHMRMVLYPAFIGWVLLSVWIYTLFVRYKKLELKNIFK; translated from the coding sequence GTGATCATAGCTGGATTTACGATTGAAATACCGATTATCGGCACAAACGGGCAGTCTTCCCGCGGCCTTTTCTTTCACGTTCCTATGTGGATGTGCATGTACACCATGTTTACTATCTCCGTAGTCAATTCTGTTCTTTACCTCTCTAAATACGATCTCCGCAGAGATGTTTATGCCAGCGCTGCGGCCAATGTAGGCGTGTTCTATGGTATTCTTGGTTTCTCCACTGGTACCCTGTGGGCCACCTACACATGGGGAGGCTCCTTTACCAGCGATCCAAAACAGATGCTGACCGCTGTGGCGCTCATGATCTACATGGCTTATCTTGTATTGCGCCTGTCCATCCCTGACATTGACAAACGCGCCAGGATATCTGCCGTGTTTAACATTTTCGCATTCGCTTTGTTGATTCCCTTAACGTATATCATCCCGCGTATGGTAGATTCCCTTCATCCCGGAAGCGCTACCACGCCTGGATTTGCATCCAGTGACACCGATGACCATATGAGAATGGTATTATACCCTGCATTCATTGGTTGGGTATTATTGAGTGTGTGGATCTATACCCTGTTTGTACGGTATAAAAAACTAGAGCTAAAAAATATTTTTAAATGA
- a CDS encoding GtrA family protein, with the protein MPLQTFRYLACGSGNTAMDILLYYISYHFILNETPVHFTFLTISAHIAALFMAMTVTFPTGFLLSKYIVFSESNLRGRVQLVRYFMLVGICICLNYGFMKLFVDYLHIFPTISKILTTIFVVGFSYLTQKRFTFKVKEG; encoded by the coding sequence ATGCCTTTGCAAACGTTCCGTTACCTTGCCTGCGGCAGCGGTAATACGGCTATGGATATCCTGTTGTATTACATCAGTTATCATTTTATCCTGAATGAAACACCTGTTCATTTCACTTTCCTGACCATCAGCGCGCACATTGCGGCACTGTTCATGGCCATGACGGTTACATTCCCTACAGGTTTCCTGCTGAGCAAATACATTGTTTTTTCTGAATCCAACCTGAGAGGCCGGGTACAGCTGGTCCGCTATTTCATGCTGGTAGGTATCTGCATCTGCCTGAACTATGGATTTATGAAACTATTCGTGGATTATCTGCATATCTTTCCTACCATCTCTAAAATACTGACAACCATCTTCGTGGTGGGCTTCAGCTACCTGACACAGAAGAGATTTACATTTAAGGTGAAAGAAGGCTGA
- a CDS encoding type I restriction enzyme HsdR N-terminal domain-containing protein, translating to MNYLCRMIAIEFPPPDFKIVQENGKTLIFDRFRKKYVVLTPEEWVRQNFLNYLVSTLGYPASLIGIEKEIYLGELRKRCDIVVYNRNMQPWMIVECKEMDVPLSQTTLEQIVRYHMVLPTAYLVITNGVNTFCCQHMVDAQQWEFIAQLPAHI from the coding sequence ATGAATTATCTTTGCAGAATGATCGCTATTGAGTTTCCCCCACCGGATTTTAAAATTGTACAGGAGAATGGTAAAACGCTCATTTTTGATCGTTTCCGTAAAAAGTATGTGGTACTGACACCGGAAGAATGGGTACGGCAGAACTTTCTCAATTACCTGGTGAGTACGCTCGGGTACCCCGCTTCACTGATCGGTATTGAAAAGGAAATATACCTGGGCGAGCTCCGGAAACGTTGTGATATTGTAGTATACAACAGGAACATGCAACCCTGGATGATCGTGGAATGTAAGGAAATGGACGTACCGCTTAGCCAGACAACGCTGGAGCAGATCGTCCGTTATCATATGGTGTTGCCAACGGCCTACCTGGTCATCACCAATGGAGTAAATACTTTCTGTTGCCAGCATATGGTGGATGCACAACAATGGGAATTCATTGCACAGTTACCTGCGCACATCTGA
- a CDS encoding 3-deoxy-D-manno-octulosonic acid transferase: MPVSTIIYDLGIRGYKAGVALAAATGNAKARRWLEGRRNWRAALEQHLSGAGPIVWVHAASLGEFEQGRPVLEAIRQQYPHCKILLSFFSPSGYEVRKDYPGADYVCYLPLDTPGNARDFIRIAKPALAIFIKYEFWYHMLTRLYREKVPVILVSGIFRAGQPFFRPYGGMFRKLLQQFSYIFVQNRESMSLLAQIDIRHAALAGDTRFDRVWALQEEERTLPGIGEFIGKRQAIIAGSTWETDESLLSAWWRQQQGEGSCLIIAPHETDAAHITKLMGLFPEAIRYTEWVKTAHKQPGRVLLIDNVGMLSILYRYAAVTYVGGGFGKDGIHNILEPATYGKPVLFGPVFHKYPEAAALIAAGGGISIHDLGTFAAQMGRLLQDEAIRLQTGANAKNYVAENKGATSKILQYIQEKRFLTRL, from the coding sequence ATGCCGGTAAGCACCATCATATACGATCTGGGAATAAGAGGATATAAAGCAGGAGTGGCTCTGGCCGCGGCTACAGGCAATGCCAAGGCCCGGCGATGGCTGGAAGGGCGCCGTAACTGGAGAGCAGCGCTGGAACAACACCTGTCCGGCGCCGGCCCCATCGTTTGGGTACATGCTGCCTCCCTGGGCGAATTTGAGCAGGGCCGTCCGGTCCTGGAAGCGATCCGGCAGCAATACCCGCACTGTAAGATCCTGCTTAGCTTCTTTTCTCCCTCAGGTTACGAGGTGCGTAAAGACTATCCCGGCGCCGATTACGTGTGCTATTTGCCGTTGGACACCCCGGGGAATGCGCGCGATTTTATCCGTATCGCAAAGCCGGCCCTGGCCATTTTTATTAAATACGAGTTCTGGTACCATATGCTTACCCGTCTGTACAGGGAAAAGGTGCCCGTGATCCTTGTTTCAGGAATTTTCCGGGCCGGGCAGCCTTTCTTCAGGCCTTACGGGGGCATGTTCCGGAAATTGCTGCAACAGTTCAGCTACATCTTTGTGCAGAACCGTGAATCGATGTCGCTGTTGGCGCAAATAGATATCCGGCACGCAGCGCTGGCGGGCGACACCCGTTTTGACCGGGTATGGGCATTGCAGGAGGAAGAGCGTACACTGCCGGGTATCGGCGAATTTATTGGCAAGCGGCAGGCTATTATTGCCGGGAGTACCTGGGAGACCGACGAGTCATTGCTGTCGGCCTGGTGGAGGCAGCAACAGGGTGAAGGTTCCTGCCTGATCATTGCCCCGCATGAAACAGATGCAGCTCATATCACTAAGCTGATGGGATTGTTTCCTGAAGCAATAAGATATACGGAGTGGGTAAAGACGGCGCATAAGCAGCCGGGGCGTGTATTGCTGATAGATAATGTAGGCATGCTTTCGATATTGTACCGCTATGCGGCTGTGACTTATGTGGGAGGCGGTTTTGGAAAAGATGGTATTCACAATATACTGGAACCCGCTACCTATGGCAAACCCGTATTGTTCGGGCCTGTGTTCCATAAATACCCCGAAGCGGCAGCATTGATCGCTGCCGGTGGAGGCATCAGTATCCATGACCTGGGTACCTTTGCTGCACAGATGGGAAGACTGTTGCAGGACGAAGCCATCCGTCTGCAAACCGGTGCTAATGCTAAAAATTATGTGGCTGAGAATAAGGGAGCTACCAGTAAAATACTACAGTATATTCAGGAAAAGCGTTTCTTGACAAGATTGTAG
- a CDS encoding heme exporter protein CcmB: MKSSPFRQTITLVKKDILLELRQKYAFYGILLYIISTVFVINLMISKPEEKLWNALFWVVQLFVAVNAVAKSFLQENRGRLLYFYSLVHPRSFIVAKLIYNIILMCVMTLITIVCCMMFLGNPVTSFLYFIGICLLGGISLSLLFTMLAAIAAQANQNAALMAIMGFPIMLPLLMLLSNIAKSSFITVYQPGLPKMFLMLGSMDILIVALSLVLFPFLWKD, encoded by the coding sequence ATGAAATCTAGCCCTTTCAGACAAACAATCACGCTGGTAAAAAAGGACATACTCCTGGAACTCAGGCAGAAGTACGCCTTTTATGGCATCCTCCTATATATTATATCTACTGTATTTGTGATTAACCTGATGATCAGCAAACCGGAGGAAAAGCTCTGGAATGCCCTCTTCTGGGTGGTACAGTTGTTTGTAGCTGTTAATGCTGTGGCCAAAAGTTTCCTGCAGGAAAACAGGGGACGTCTCCTGTATTTCTATTCCCTGGTACATCCCCGCAGTTTTATCGTAGCCAAACTGATCTACAATATTATACTGATGTGTGTCATGACGCTGATCACCATCGTGTGTTGTATGATGTTCCTGGGCAACCCAGTCACCAGTTTCCTGTATTTTATCGGCATATGCCTGTTGGGAGGTATCAGCCTGTCCCTGCTCTTCACTATGCTGGCTGCTATTGCCGCCCAGGCTAACCAGAATGCCGCATTAATGGCCATTATGGGGTTCCCTATTATGCTGCCCCTGCTCATGTTGCTGTCCAATATCGCTAAATCTTCCTTTATCACCGTATATCAGCCCGGATTGCCCAAAATGTTCCTTATGTTGGGGAGTATGGATATCCTGATCGTAGCCCTGTCCCTGGTTTTATTCCCATTTTTGTGGAAAGATTAA
- a CDS encoding DegT/DnrJ/EryC1/StrS family aminotransferase, whose translation MVPIQMVDLKRQYLKIKPQVDAAMAEVLDNAAFINGAPVQQFTNALQSYLGVKHVIPCANGTDALQIAMMALDLAPGDEVITPSFTFIATAEVIALLQLKPVFVDVDPKTFCLDPEQVEKAITPKTKAIVPVHLYGHSAEMEPIMEISRKYNIPVIEDNAQAIGGHYTFSDGTTQKLGSIGQIGCTSFFPSKNLGCYGDGGAIFTNDDALAAKIRMIANHGQSARYYHDVVGVNSRLDTLQAVVLNIKLPLLDEYIKARRAVADAYDAGFAGIPQITTPYRADNSYHVYHQYTLQLNGADRNALQQYLQERQVPAMIYYPVPAHRQKMFASFGGAEFNLPVTDSLTSKVISLPIHTEMDADQLQHIIDSVKSFLNQNSK comes from the coding sequence ATGGTTCCTATTCAAATGGTGGATTTAAAACGCCAATACTTGAAAATAAAGCCGCAGGTAGATGCTGCGATGGCTGAAGTGCTCGATAATGCAGCTTTTATTAATGGCGCTCCGGTACAACAATTCACCAATGCACTGCAGAGTTATCTCGGTGTAAAACATGTCATTCCCTGCGCCAATGGTACCGATGCATTGCAGATAGCCATGATGGCCCTCGACCTTGCACCGGGAGATGAAGTGATCACACCATCCTTCACTTTTATTGCCACGGCTGAGGTCATTGCCCTGTTACAGCTGAAACCTGTATTTGTGGACGTAGATCCTAAAACATTCTGCCTCGATCCGGAGCAGGTGGAAAAGGCCATCACACCAAAAACAAAGGCGATCGTTCCTGTACACCTGTATGGTCACAGTGCAGAAATGGAGCCTATCATGGAGATCTCCAGGAAATATAATATCCCTGTCATTGAAGATAATGCACAGGCCATAGGCGGACATTATACTTTTTCTGATGGTACCACTCAAAAACTGGGTAGCATCGGACAGATAGGATGTACCTCCTTCTTCCCTTCGAAGAACCTGGGTTGCTATGGCGACGGTGGTGCCATCTTTACCAACGACGATGCGCTGGCAGCCAAGATAAGAATGATCGCCAACCACGGACAATCTGCCCGTTACTACCACGACGTAGTAGGCGTAAATTCCCGCCTCGATACACTGCAGGCGGTTGTACTGAATATCAAACTGCCTTTGCTGGATGAATATATCAAAGCACGCCGCGCAGTAGCGGATGCCTATGATGCAGGATTTGCCGGTATTCCGCAGATCACTACTCCTTACAGGGCAGACAACAGTTATCATGTTTATCACCAGTACACGCTACAGCTGAACGGCGCTGACCGCAATGCTTTACAACAATACCTGCAGGAACGTCAGGTGCCTGCAATGATTTACTATCCCGTACCTGCTCACCGCCAGAAAATGTTTGCAAGTTTTGGTGGTGCTGAGTTCAATCTCCCTGTTACTGACAGCCTTACCTCAAAGGTTATTTCATTACCGATACACACTGAAATGGATGCAGATCAGCTACAGCACATTATTGATTCAGTTAAATCATTCTTAAATCAAAACTCCAAATGA
- a CDS encoding AMP nucleosidase → MKTKEEIVANWLPRYTGEKLENFGSHILLTNFSNYLNYFAEWHNTEIIGEGKPMQCATADDITIINFGMGSPGAATVMDLLSAIHPKAVLFLGKCGGLKKKNNIGDLILPIAAIRGEGTSNDYFPAEVPALPSFALQKVISTTIREYGCDYWTGTCYSTNRRVWEHDVEFKRYLEKIRAMAIDMETATIFSVGFYNKIPTGALLLVSDQPMIPEGVKTEESDRKVTTEYVERHIRIGIDSLKNLINSHQTVKHLRF, encoded by the coding sequence ATGAAGACAAAAGAAGAAATTGTAGCTAACTGGCTCCCGCGCTACACCGGAGAAAAGCTGGAGAACTTTGGATCCCACATCCTTCTCACCAACTTTAGTAATTACCTCAATTATTTTGCTGAATGGCACAACACCGAAATTATCGGTGAAGGAAAGCCTATGCAATGTGCCACTGCCGACGACATTACAATCATCAATTTCGGGATGGGAAGTCCCGGAGCTGCAACCGTAATGGACCTGCTCAGCGCTATACATCCGAAAGCAGTGTTATTCCTGGGCAAATGCGGAGGACTGAAGAAAAAGAACAATATCGGTGATCTCATACTACCTATCGCTGCCATAAGGGGAGAAGGTACTTCTAATGACTATTTCCCTGCCGAAGTGCCGGCCCTGCCATCTTTCGCCCTGCAAAAAGTGATTTCCACCACCATCCGTGAGTATGGCTGTGATTACTGGACGGGTACCTGTTACAGTACCAACCGCAGGGTATGGGAACATGATGTGGAATTCAAACGCTACCTTGAAAAGATCAGGGCAATGGCTATCGATATGGAAACAGCCACCATCTTTTCTGTCGGTTTCTATAACAAGATCCCTACCGGCGCCCTTTTGCTGGTATCAGATCAGCCGATGATCCCGGAAGGGGTAAAAACAGAGGAGAGCGACAGGAAAGTGACGACTGAATACGTGGAGAGGCATATCAGGATCGGTATCGATTCCCTGAAAAATCTGATTAACAGTCACCAGACAGTGAAACACCTGCGGTTCTAA